One region of Candidatus Poribacteria bacterium genomic DNA includes:
- a CDS encoding Gfo/Idh/MocA family oxidoreductase gives MYKTAMLGCGGRARAHANAYRFVKGGKLAAICDMNEELLTSFGEDFGISSRYTDLDEMLEKEKPDVLHIVTAPVLRGTSERIRYPIMKQASDHGVPAAIVEKPIAVESEDWKQIAGLAEKTKTKFVVNTQLNFHPQNLELKRDVAEGRIGDIKFIDASARSTPVDQAPHVLQLVSSYIDNSRPVRVLGQISGAEQLDSAQPSPMHAAAQVLYANGLHVSLAFGTGMGTLASDSESTVAHKRVFVVGTKGFVHWRFSSWERATPEGGYESGPLNYGEQ, from the coding sequence ATGTATAAAACAGCGATGTTGGGGTGTGGTGGACGCGCCCGTGCGCACGCAAACGCCTATCGGTTCGTCAAAGGCGGAAAACTCGCCGCAATTTGTGATATGAATGAGGAATTGCTCACGAGTTTCGGTGAAGATTTCGGCATCTCTTCGCGTTATACCGATTTGGATGAGATGCTCGAAAAAGAGAAACCCGATGTCCTTCACATCGTCACAGCACCTGTACTCCGCGGCACGAGCGAACGGATTCGATATCCGATCATGAAACAGGCATCCGACCACGGTGTGCCAGCGGCGATTGTTGAGAAACCGATTGCCGTTGAAAGCGAAGACTGGAAACAGATCGCAGGGCTGGCAGAAAAGACAAAAACGAAGTTCGTCGTCAATACGCAGCTCAACTTTCATCCGCAAAACTTGGAATTGAAGCGAGATGTCGCAGAAGGTAGAATTGGCGACATCAAGTTTATCGATGCCAGCGCACGCAGCACCCCCGTTGACCAAGCCCCCCATGTACTTCAGTTAGTATCATCTTACATCGACAACTCGCGTCCGGTACGTGTACTTGGACAAATCTCTGGTGCCGAACAGTTAGATTCAGCACAACCGTCTCCGATGCATGCCGCCGCTCAGGTTTTATATGCGAACGGTCTCCACGTCTCTCTCGCCTTCGGGACAGGTATGGGAACACTTGCATCTGATAGTGAAAGTACTGTCGCGCATAAACGCGTCTTTGTCGTTGGCACAAAAGGTTTTGTGCATTGGCGATTCAGCAGTTGGGAACGCGCAACACCAGAAGGCGGTTACGAAAGCGGTCCCCTCAACTACGGTGAACAGG